One genomic region from Spirulina subsalsa PCC 9445 encodes:
- a CDS encoding ExbD/TolR family protein, with protein MRFKSQNNLAPIPRIDLIPMLNVMMAVLAFFVLISMLLTTAPDGVEVQLPGPEDGEVSDQLERDFFLVRLTATQQGIVNEEPFTQEQILTQIPNYLATVPDGVVVLVAEPDVPYEVVIQWLAAMKTIGGDRVSLGIEPMEQ; from the coding sequence ATGCGCTTTAAATCTCAAAACAATCTCGCCCCTATTCCTAGAATTGACCTCATCCCTATGCTCAATGTGATGATGGCGGTTTTAGCCTTTTTTGTCTTGATTTCCATGTTGCTCACCACCGCACCCGATGGGGTAGAAGTACAACTACCTGGGCCGGAAGATGGGGAAGTATCTGATCAGTTAGAGCGGGATTTTTTTCTGGTGCGTCTGACAGCAACTCAGCAAGGGATTGTCAATGAAGAGCCTTTTACTCAAGAACAAATCTTGACCCAAATTCCCAACTATTTAGCTACAGTTCCCGACGGAGTTGTTGTTTTGGTGGCAGAACCAGATGTTCCCTATGAGGTGGTGATTCAATGGTTAGCCGCGATGAAAACTATAGGAGGAGATCGGGTTTCTTTGGGCATTGAACCGATGGAGCAGTAG
- a CDS encoding PEP-CTERM sorting domain-containing protein, with translation MKTNLVKTLFGTALATTCACAMALPVQAGTLWNYSWDSFKDGSGTLNQNGGTGGHGVGVKSNFEMFGMAYVEDLVNDTVTFAFNSNIHLDGWKHNNVQNGTIAWGDLFLNLNPDKTFEQVKGTSDLLAIRFSSKNDSGVAGGETGIFSGVTTKNVTQVNQGYSSYTQFNNYVNSKGGTVELIDGMTLAESQAYLGTHGHSVINTYQEKVGNITLLDVAQLSALGLDFKGQAAQDGLGTVLGTQTFGFSFARSLLPQGELSWIAHVLAECANDTMGMMGTFADNTPVEPEAVPEPASLLGLTLGAAALVGAKRRQPIT, from the coding sequence ATGAAAACTAATCTTGTTAAAACATTATTTGGTACAGCCTTAGCGACCACTTGTGCTTGTGCAATGGCTTTACCTGTCCAAGCTGGAACCCTTTGGAATTATTCTTGGGACTCCTTTAAAGATGGTTCAGGAACCTTAAACCAAAACGGTGGAACAGGTGGACATGGGGTTGGTGTTAAGAGTAACTTTGAGATGTTTGGCATGGCCTATGTTGAAGATTTAGTAAATGATACTGTTACTTTTGCCTTTAACTCCAATATCCACCTAGATGGCTGGAAACATAACAACGTACAAAACGGAACCATTGCTTGGGGCGACTTATTCCTGAACTTGAATCCCGACAAAACCTTTGAACAAGTCAAAGGAACTTCTGATTTATTAGCGATTCGTTTCTCATCCAAAAATGATTCCGGTGTAGCTGGAGGAGAAACCGGAATTTTCTCCGGTGTCACCACCAAAAACGTCACTCAAGTAAACCAAGGCTACAGCAGTTATACCCAATTCAATAACTATGTTAATTCCAAAGGCGGCACCGTGGAATTAATCGACGGCATGACCTTAGCAGAAAGCCAAGCCTACTTAGGCACTCATGGTCATAGCGTTATCAACACCTATCAAGAGAAAGTCGGCAACATTACCCTCTTAGACGTTGCTCAACTCTCTGCGTTAGGGTTAGACTTCAAAGGACAAGCGGCGCAAGATGGCTTAGGCACAGTATTAGGAACTCAAACCTTTGGTTTCAGCTTTGCGCGTTCCTTACTGCCTCAAGGCGAATTATCTTGGATTGCTCATGTGTTAGCTGAATGTGCCAATGACACAATGGGCATGATGGGAACTTTTGCGGATAATACACCCGTTGAGCCTGAAGCCGTTCCCGAACCCGCCTCTTTACTGGGTTTAACCTTGGGTGCTGCGGCTCTCGTCGGTGCAAAACGTCGTCAACCAATCACCTAG
- a CDS encoding Fur family transcriptional regulator, which translates to MKTRTRSQERILNLLKTLNTSLSAQEMYLELRKSKQNMGLATVYRSLEALKLEGLVQVRTLATGESLYSLVQKDQHHLTCLNCGRSIAIAECPVHELEHQLQTSHQFKVYYHTLEFFGLCQECQAEGNSPPLQP; encoded by the coding sequence ATGAAAACCCGGACTCGTTCTCAAGAACGGATTTTAAACTTACTGAAAACTCTCAACACCTCCCTTTCTGCTCAAGAGATGTATTTAGAACTGCGCAAAAGCAAGCAGAACATGGGACTCGCCACCGTTTACCGTTCTCTTGAAGCGCTGAAACTAGAAGGGTTAGTACAAGTCCGCACCTTAGCCACTGGGGAATCCCTGTATAGCTTAGTCCAAAAAGACCAGCATCACCTGACTTGTCTCAATTGTGGTCGTTCCATTGCGATCGCAGAATGTCCCGTCCATGAACTCGAACACCAACTGCAAACCTCCCACCAGTTCAAAGTTTACTACCACACCCTAGAATTTTTCGGCCTCTGCCAAGAGTGTCAAGCAGAGGGCAACTCCCCCCCACTTCAACCTTGA
- the purS gene encoding phosphoribosylformylglycinamidine synthase subunit PurS: MAINYKARIYVTLRPSVLDPAGVAVKSGLEQLGYTTVEQVRIGKYIEVSLSAENEASAKEQLEQMCDQVLANPVIENFCFELDEVADPVRV; this comes from the coding sequence ATGGCGATTAACTATAAAGCGCGTATCTATGTGACACTTCGCCCGTCTGTGTTGGATCCAGCAGGGGTTGCAGTGAAGTCTGGATTAGAACAGTTGGGCTATACCACCGTGGAACAGGTGAGAATCGGTAAGTATATTGAGGTGAGTCTGAGCGCAGAGAATGAGGCCAGCGCCAAGGAACAGCTAGAACAAATGTGTGATCAGGTTCTGGCGAATCCGGTGATTGAGAATTTTTGTTTTGAGTTGGACGAAGTAGCGGATCCAGTAAGGGTTTAG
- the purQ gene encoding phosphoribosylformylglycinamidine synthase subunit PurQ, giving the protein MKFGVIVFPGSNCDRDMTHVTRDLLGQPTRMIWHQETDLSDLDVVVIPGGFSYGDYLRCGAIARFSPIMQSVIEHAKQGKYVLGVCNGFQVLTEVGLLPGALVRNRDLHFICDRVPLKVERTDLPWTQAYTPQEVITIPIAHGEGRYHADEDTLKALEDNQQVVFRYCDADGNLTPDSNPNGSLNHIAGLVNETGNVLGMMPHPERASDPLLKAIDGFKLFTGLLTVPSAI; this is encoded by the coding sequence ATGAAATTTGGGGTGATTGTTTTTCCGGGTTCTAATTGCGATCGCGATATGACCCATGTCACTCGTGATTTATTAGGACAACCGACGCGGATGATTTGGCATCAGGAAACGGATCTCTCTGATCTGGATGTGGTGGTAATTCCGGGGGGGTTTAGTTACGGGGATTATTTACGCTGTGGTGCGATCGCCCGTTTCTCCCCCATTATGCAAAGTGTAATTGAACACGCCAAACAAGGGAAGTATGTATTAGGGGTGTGTAATGGGTTTCAGGTCTTAACTGAGGTGGGATTACTGCCGGGGGCCTTAGTGCGGAATCGGGATTTACATTTTATTTGCGATCGCGTTCCTTTGAAAGTGGAACGAACCGATCTCCCTTGGACTCAAGCTTACACCCCCCAAGAAGTCATCACCATCCCCATTGCTCACGGTGAGGGGCGCTATCATGCCGATGAGGACACCTTAAAGGCCTTAGAAGATAATCAGCAAGTTGTGTTCCGCTACTGTGACGCTGACGGGAACTTAACCCCAGACAGTAACCCCAATGGCTCCCTAAACCATATTGCAGGCCTTGTCAACGAAACCGGAAACGTTTTAGGCATGATGCCTCACCCGGAACGAGCGTCCGATCCCCTGCTAAAAGCCATCGACGGGTTTAAACTATTTACAGGTTTATTAACAGTCCCATCGGCAATTTAG
- a CDS encoding ChaN family lipoprotein produces the protein MNWRKWFAISLGVALCVSAPYVVSLARPPQMGATVSQSATLSALERAQIVYLGEVHDNPDHHEQQLRIIEFLHQRNPKLAIALEMFQKPFQPVLDRYLAGEISEDELREQSEYDQRWGFDWEFYAPILRYAKAHQLPLIALNTPTEITRKVAINGLESLSGEDLVYIPPLSEIDTNQPEYREKIAQVFAQHGAHGHSLSLDNFFAAQVLWDETMAHTIAEFWRNSPQRQIIVLAGKGHIYRNYGIPSRVERRLGEDLVHYSVGFVHPSEWENRPNGFDLLWQY, from the coding sequence ATGAACTGGCGAAAATGGTTTGCAATCTCCTTGGGTGTTGCCTTGTGTGTGAGCGCCCCTTATGTTGTAAGTTTGGCAAGACCTCCCCAAATGGGTGCAACCGTTAGCCAGTCGGCCACCTTAAGCGCCTTAGAACGCGCTCAGATTGTCTATCTTGGGGAGGTCCATGATAATCCAGACCATCATGAGCAACAGTTGCGGATTATTGAGTTTCTTCACCAACGGAATCCTAAACTGGCGATCGCCTTAGAAATGTTCCAAAAACCCTTTCAACCCGTCCTAGACCGCTATTTAGCCGGAGAAATTAGCGAAGACGAACTAAGGGAACAGAGCGAATATGATCAGCGCTGGGGGTTTGACTGGGAATTTTACGCCCCCATCCTCCGCTATGCCAAAGCCCACCAACTCCCCTTAATTGCCCTGAATACCCCCACAGAAATCACCCGGAAAGTGGCAATAAACGGTCTAGAAAGCCTCTCTGGGGAAGATTTGGTTTATATTCCCCCTTTGAGCGAAATCGACACCAATCAGCCAGAATACCGCGAAAAAATCGCCCAAGTTTTCGCCCAACACGGCGCCCACGGCCATAGTTTATCCCTCGATAACTTTTTTGCGGCTCAAGTCCTCTGGGATGAAACGATGGCGCATACCATCGCCGAGTTTTGGCGCAATTCTCCCCAACGGCAGATTATTGTTTTGGCGGGAAAAGGTCATATTTACCGCAATTATGGCATTCCCAGCCGCGTCGAACGGCGTTTAGGGGAGGATTTGGTTCATTATTCGGTGGGTTTTGTCCACCCCAGCGAGTGGGAAAATCGCCCCAATGGGTTTGATTTATTGTGGCAGTATTAA
- a CDS encoding M20 family metallopeptidase — MLTQIKQIAENLAPRLIEIRRHIHAHPELSGQEYQTAAYIAGVLSSCGLHVQEAVGKTGVVGELTGQGKDPRILAIRTDMDALPIQESNDLEFASRIPGVMHACGHDVHSTVGLGTAMVLSQLRDRLPGTLRFIFQPAEEIAQGAGWMVRDGVMRDVSSIFGLHVFPSIPARCVGIRYGALTAAADDLEIFIQGESGHGARPHEAKDAIWIAAQVITTLQQAISRTQNPLRPIVLTIGQISGGRAPNVIADQVRLAGTVRSLHPETHENLPQWIEHLVANVCATHGAKYEVNYRRGVPSVQNDTALTQLVEAAAREAWGNEQVQIIPEPSLGAEDFAIYLEQAPGTMFRLGIGQPEQVNHPLHHPEFMVDESAILTGVVTLAYAAYKYWGSESKSSC; from the coding sequence ATGCTAACTCAAATCAAACAAATTGCTGAAAACTTAGCCCCGCGACTGATTGAGATTCGTCGTCATATTCACGCTCACCCTGAATTGAGTGGCCAGGAATATCAAACGGCCGCCTATATTGCTGGGGTGTTATCCTCCTGTGGATTGCACGTTCAAGAAGCGGTGGGAAAAACGGGGGTAGTGGGAGAGTTAACCGGACAGGGGAAAGATCCTCGGATTCTCGCCATTCGGACTGATATGGACGCTTTACCCATTCAAGAATCCAACGATTTGGAGTTTGCTTCCCGTATTCCGGGGGTGATGCACGCTTGCGGCCATGATGTCCATTCGACGGTGGGATTGGGAACGGCGATGGTTTTATCTCAACTGCGCGATCGCCTCCCCGGAACCCTGCGCTTTATTTTTCAACCCGCCGAAGAAATCGCCCAAGGGGCCGGTTGGATGGTGCGGGATGGTGTGATGCGGGATGTTAGTAGTATTTTTGGACTCCATGTTTTCCCCTCCATTCCCGCCCGTTGTGTTGGGATTCGTTACGGGGCCTTAACCGCCGCCGCCGATGACCTAGAAATCTTTATTCAAGGGGAATCGGGACATGGAGCGCGCCCCCATGAAGCCAAGGATGCCATCTGGATTGCTGCTCAAGTGATTACCACCCTACAACAGGCCATTAGTCGCACCCAGAACCCCCTACGCCCCATTGTGTTAACCATTGGACAAATTAGCGGAGGACGAGCGCCCAATGTGATTGCGGATCAAGTGCGTTTGGCCGGAACCGTGCGATCGCTCCATCCCGAAACCCACGAAAATCTACCCCAGTGGATAGAGCATCTCGTCGCCAATGTCTGCGCCACCCACGGGGCAAAATACGAGGTCAATTATCGTCGCGGTGTGCCTTCCGTCCAAAACGACACCGCCTTAACCCAATTAGTCGAGGCCGCCGCTAGAGAAGCTTGGGGTAACGAGCAGGTGCAAATCATCCCGGAACCCTCCCTCGGAGCCGAAGATTTCGCCATCTACCTTGAACAAGCCCCCGGTACCATGTTCCGTCTGGGGATAGGGCAGCCCGAGCAAGTCAACCATCCCCTACACCACCCAGAATTTATGGTGGACGAGTCCGCCATTTTAACCGGAGTGGTAACGTTGGCTTACGCAGCTTATAAATATTGGGGAAGTGAGTCTAAATCCTCATGTTAA
- a CDS encoding RNA-guided endonuclease InsQ/TnpB family protein has translation MLNLNYCYRIYPDASQEKELLDWLEICRGVYNYALAERKEWINSRKCQVNACSLHSEYIIPADQPFPDYYKQKKALTQAKQQYPELKRVQSQVLQEVMGRLDKAFNFFWKRSFGFPRFKKYGQFRSINFPQFRENPVTGYQLRLPKLGSVVINLHRPIPDGFVVKQVQIVKKASGWYAVIYIQSDVNIPSPKPQGKSLGIDLGLEKFMATSQGELIARPKFFLELQSQLKWLQRRLSKKQKGSKNWHKAREKVAKLHEHIYNTRKNFHYQVAHHLCDQANIIFAEDLNVKAMSRGMLCKHTLDAGFGGFLEVLKHVAWKRDVYFEKVDANFTSQICPNCGVVTGKKDLSQRVHKCSHCGFVTDRDVAAAMVVEQRGLAALGLGVKLPVEEEVIATQRFATQRFAFAKRHEVNANGDVPKKTSRASRRNRKAS, from the coding sequence GTGTTAAACCTCAACTATTGCTACAGAATTTATCCAGATGCCAGTCAAGAAAAAGAACTACTTGACTGGCTAGAAATCTGTCGAGGGGTATATAATTATGCCTTGGCAGAACGAAAAGAGTGGATAAATTCTCGCAAGTGTCAGGTTAACGCTTGTAGCCTCCATTCTGAGTACATTATACCTGCGGATCAACCTTTTCCCGACTATTATAAACAGAAAAAAGCTTTAACTCAAGCCAAACAGCAATACCCAGAACTTAAACGGGTTCAGTCTCAGGTCTTGCAAGAGGTTATGGGGCGTTTAGACAAAGCGTTTAACTTTTTCTGGAAAAGAAGTTTTGGTTTTCCTAGGTTTAAGAAATATGGTCAGTTTCGGTCGATTAACTTTCCTCAATTCAGGGAAAACCCTGTAACTGGATATCAATTGAGACTCCCCAAGCTCGGCTCTGTGGTCATTAATCTACACAGACCTATACCGGATGGATTTGTAGTTAAACAAGTTCAGATCGTTAAAAAAGCTTCGGGTTGGTATGCTGTTATCTATATTCAATCAGATGTTAATATTCCTTCTCCAAAGCCTCAAGGAAAATCTCTAGGGATTGATTTGGGACTGGAGAAGTTTATGGCAACATCTCAGGGGGAATTAATAGCTAGACCTAAGTTTTTCTTGGAGCTTCAAAGTCAGCTTAAATGGCTACAAAGAAGATTATCAAAGAAACAGAAAGGGTCAAAAAACTGGCATAAAGCCCGGGAAAAAGTAGCTAAACTTCATGAACATATTTACAACACTCGCAAAAACTTTCATTATCAAGTCGCTCATCATCTTTGTGACCAAGCCAATATCATTTTTGCCGAAGATTTAAACGTCAAAGCCATGTCTAGGGGAATGTTGTGTAAACATACCCTTGATGCTGGCTTTGGGGGTTTTCTAGAGGTATTAAAGCACGTAGCCTGGAAACGAGATGTTTATTTTGAGAAAGTTGATGCTAATTTCACTAGCCAAATTTGTCCGAATTGTGGTGTAGTGACTGGTAAGAAGGACTTGTCTCAACGAGTGCATAAATGTTCTCATTGTGGGTTTGTAACGGATAGGGACGTTGCTGCGGCGATGGTTGTTGAGCAACGTGGACTTGCAGCCCTTGGACTGGGGGTCAAGCTGCCTGTAGAGGAAGAGGTTATTGCTACGCAACGCTTTGCTACGCAACGCTTCGCGTTCGCGAAGCGTCACGAAGTGAACGCGAACGGGGATGTCCCTAAAAAGACATCTAGAGCCTCCCGTAGAAACAGGAAAGCCTCATAG
- a CDS encoding DUF2993 domain-containing protein, translating into MFGGFVGSNQNQGADWGENLLNTVASNTIRHLFTQCESVEVQVRCQPSSKLLQGSIDSFKMQGRGLVIRRDFRTAAMSFETDAVALDFGSVLKGTIALKQPTQAIALVTLTETDINHAFKAELVRKRLENLTDSRLLELSGGEPVSFTDVYLELLPQNRIKLFAQTNLPNQVVPVVFSCELGLAKRRRITYENAVFEGETIPEGLQGLSRLLMGILVDILNEMVDLDRFNLDGVLLRLNRLETQGKELLFSGYAQIERIPRSG; encoded by the coding sequence ATGTTTGGTGGCTTTGTTGGTTCAAATCAAAATCAAGGGGCGGATTGGGGGGAGAATCTCCTCAATACCGTTGCCAGTAATACCATCCGCCACCTGTTTACGCAGTGTGAATCGGTTGAGGTACAAGTGCGCTGTCAGCCCTCTAGCAAGCTGCTACAGGGGAGTATCGATAGCTTTAAGATGCAGGGGCGAGGTTTGGTGATTCGCCGGGATTTCCGCACAGCGGCCATGTCCTTTGAGACAGACGCGGTGGCCTTGGATTTTGGGTCAGTGTTAAAGGGAACAATTGCCCTGAAACAACCGACTCAGGCGATCGCACTCGTAACACTGACAGAAACCGACATTAACCACGCTTTTAAAGCCGAGTTAGTGCGGAAACGTTTAGAAAACCTCACGGACTCCCGTTTACTGGAGTTATCCGGGGGGGAGCCGGTTTCCTTTACCGATGTTTACTTAGAACTGTTGCCTCAAAATCGGATTAAGTTATTCGCTCAAACCAATTTACCCAATCAAGTAGTTCCAGTTGTCTTTAGTTGTGAGCTAGGTTTAGCCAAACGGAGACGGATTACCTATGAAAACGCCGTGTTTGAGGGAGAAACCATTCCCGAAGGTTTACAGGGCTTATCGCGGCTACTAATGGGGATTCTGGTAGATATCCTGAACGAGATGGTAGACCTTGACCGTTTCAACTTAGATGGGGTGCTGTTGCGGTTAAATCGTCTAGAAACTCAGGGGAAAGAATTGCTGTTCAGTGGCTATGCTCAAATTGAACGCATTCCCCGCAGTGGTTGA
- a CDS encoding tetratricopeptide repeat protein — MMNYPDAAPFIQSLEDAFVKPSDYSGVDHGIVGHGLDRSSPFGERYLRALVLEHSNLGNYKMAIALLDELIACNPDSAIDYNNRGLMYFNSGEYDQALADYNQAIALNPRLDSVYNNRANCYIAQGQLADAIADYQIALDFNPANWRAWINQGITYRDMGLYDLAIENFDLVLVLGKRLKARSYGERGRAYHLRGDWNLAMGDYQRALESLSNTLSSRRYRKQLEQWLEELLNPMTA; from the coding sequence ATGATGAACTATCCAGATGCAGCACCGTTTATTCAGAGTCTAGAGGATGCCTTTGTGAAGCCGTCTGATTATTCTGGGGTAGATCATGGCATTGTGGGTCATGGGCTGGATCGTTCGTCGCCCTTCGGTGAGCGCTACTTACGGGCTTTAGTTTTAGAACATTCCAATCTGGGCAATTATAAAATGGCGATCGCACTTTTAGATGAACTGATTGCCTGTAATCCAGACAGTGCCATTGATTATAACAATCGCGGCCTGATGTATTTTAACTCTGGGGAATATGATCAAGCCCTCGCCGACTACAATCAGGCGATCGCGCTTAATCCCCGTTTAGATAGCGTCTATAATAACCGTGCTAATTGCTATATCGCTCAAGGTCAACTAGCCGATGCGATCGCCGATTATCAAATTGCCCTCGATTTTAACCCCGCGAACTGGCGCGCTTGGATTAATCAAGGCATCACCTACCGCGACATGGGACTTTATGACTTAGCCATTGAGAACTTTGATCTCGTATTAGTCCTTGGAAAACGCCTCAAAGCCCGCAGCTACGGCGAACGCGGCCGCGCCTACCATTTACGCGGCGACTGGAATCTGGCGATGGGAGACTATCAACGGGCCTTAGAAAGCCTTTCTAATACTCTCTCCTCTCGTCGTTACCGCAAACAGCTTGAACAGTGGCTCGAAGAACTATTAAATCCCATGACAGCCTAA
- a CDS encoding ribbon-helix-helix domain-containing protein, whose translation MASITISLPDDKLERIKQLALETGISPEEFLQAYIKDWLDSSSNDFVRASEYVLTKNAELYQRLA comes from the coding sequence ATGGCTTCAATCACAATTTCTCTGCCAGACGACAAACTAGAAAGAATTAAGCAACTTGCGTTGGAAACAGGCATTTCTCCCGAAGAGTTTCTGCAAGCTTACATAAAAGATTGGCTTGATTCATCATCTAATGACTTTGTGAGGGCGTCAGAGTATGTCCTAACCAAAAATGCTGAACTCTATCAGCGTTTAGCATGA
- a CDS encoding type II toxin-antitoxin system HicA family toxin, which yields MSSALPVLSGRGVVRVFEAFGWQVVRQSASHIIMVKEGEQATLSVPDHREVAKGTLRSLIRTAGLTVQEFVSGMR from the coding sequence ATGTCTTCCGCCCTTCCTGTTCTCAGTGGACGTGGGGTAGTCCGGGTATTTGAAGCTTTTGGCTGGCAAGTTGTACGTCAGAGTGCAAGTCATATCATTATGGTCAAGGAAGGTGAACAAGCGACGCTCTCCGTTCCTGATCATCGTGAAGTAGCAAAAGGGACGTTGCGTAGTCTTATTCGTACTGCTGGACTTACGGTGCAAGAGTTTGTTTCCGGCATGAGATGA
- a CDS encoding type II toxin-antitoxin system HicB family antitoxin, which yields MKLTVTIDRDEDGVWIVECPSIPGCVSQGQTRGEALENIRDAITACLQVRAERGLPLTIETHQVEVMA from the coding sequence ATGAAGTTGACTGTGACAATTGACCGTGATGAAGACGGGGTTTGGATTGTGGAATGTCCTAGTATTCCTGGCTGTGTCAGCCAAGGTCAAACTAGAGGTGAAGCTCTCGAAAATATCAGGGATGCAATTACTGCGTGCCTTCAAGTCCGAGCAGAACGTGGGCTACCGCTTACAATTGAGACTCACCAAGTAGAGGTGATGGCATAA
- a CDS encoding DUF4926 domain-containing protein codes for MTSDAKLLDVVALTVDIPEYNLWRGQVGTVVEMLANGAAFEVEFSDRDGRTYESVGLRPEQIIVLRFEPASPETKPKIVAV; via the coding sequence ATGACAAGTGATGCTAAATTGCTAGATGTTGTAGCCTTGACAGTAGATATCCCCGAATACAATTTGTGGCGTGGGCAAGTTGGTACAGTAGTTGAGATGTTGGCCAATGGTGCAGCATTTGAAGTTGAATTCAGCGATCGTGACGGGCGCACCTACGAGTCTGTAGGATTACGCCCAGAGCAAATTATAGTATTGCGTTTTGAACCAGCATCCCCTGAAACAAAGCCCAAAATAGTCGCGGTATAA
- a CDS encoding DUF6883 domain-containing protein has translation MLIPNADQAVVDIRKLRDYCLNPEHDDGNHKARLFSSILGIVASDAEELRQILLEVVKTHEARLGRQDEFGQRYTLDFTIEWQNRSATLRSGWIIEHDSEIPRLTTCYPL, from the coding sequence ATGCTGATTCCAAACGCTGACCAAGCAGTTGTTGATATTCGTAAACTGCGTGACTACTGCCTTAATCCAGAGCATGATGACGGAAACCATAAAGCTCGGCTCTTCTCATCAATTTTGGGTATTGTAGCTAGCGATGCTGAGGAGTTGCGCCAAATTCTGCTTGAAGTCGTTAAAACTCACGAAGCGCGGTTAGGAAGACAAGATGAGTTTGGGCAACGCTACACTTTAGATTTTACGATCGAATGGCAAAATAGAAGTGCAACCCTTCGGAGTGGCTGGATTATCGAACATGATTCAGAGATTCCAAGATTAACGACCTGCTACCCTCTGTAG
- a CDS encoding NYN domain-containing protein codes for MKRAVLFGSRPPASDSLWGIAQRVGFEPIIVDRNIANKEKKVDTGIVTEMMRDAYTKIDKTEDVLTLVAGDADFVPTIESLRRDGYVIEVFFWNHASQELKNACDKFVPLDSHLDYLGY; via the coding sequence ATTAAGAGGGCTGTTTTATTTGGATCTCGTCCTCCAGCAAGCGATTCGCTTTGGGGTATTGCTCAACGTGTTGGTTTTGAACCTATTATTGTTGATCGTAATATTGCAAATAAGGAGAAGAAAGTTGACACGGGCATCGTTACAGAAATGATGCGGGATGCCTATACCAAAATTGACAAAACTGAAGATGTTCTTACCTTGGTTGCAGGAGATGCTGATTTTGTTCCTACTATTGAAAGTCTTCGTAGGGACGGTTACGTAATTGAAGTATTTTTCTGGAATCACGCTTCACAAGAATTGAAAAATGCTTGTGATAAGTTTGTTCCGCTTGACTCACACCTTGATTATCTAGGTTATTGA
- a CDS encoding class I SAM-dependent methyltransferase, whose amino-acid sequence MTQSWDSKSYAKNARFVSDLGMPVIEWLNPKPGERILDLGCGDGALTVKLQEFGCEVIGVDSSPDFVHSAKSLGLDARLLDGHNLHFNSEFDAVFSNAALHWMTQPDRVIEGVWQSLKSGGRFVGEFGGHGNVAKIATALHTALKKRGIDPDPINPWYFPTVEEYQFRLEARGVKVNEIALIPRPTLLPTDIRGWLSTFANPFMAVIVTSERDAFLEEVIALLKPDLCDAAGQWFADYIRLRFSASKSLNSR is encoded by the coding sequence ATGACGCAAAGTTGGGATTCCAAGAGCTACGCTAAGAACGCTCGCTTTGTTTCTGATTTAGGGATGCCTGTGATTGAATGGCTTAATCCCAAGCCAGGAGAAAGAATCTTAGATTTAGGATGTGGGGACGGAGCGTTAACAGTAAAGTTGCAGGAGTTTGGATGCGAAGTAATAGGCGTTGATTCTAGTCCAGACTTCGTTCACTCAGCCAAATCACTTGGCTTAGATGCACGTCTGCTTGATGGTCATAATCTTCATTTCAACAGTGAATTTGATGCTGTGTTTAGCAATGCTGCACTGCACTGGATGACGCAACCTGACCGAGTAATTGAGGGGGTATGGCAGTCGTTGAAGTCAGGAGGAAGGTTTGTTGGTGAGTTTGGCGGTCATGGCAATGTCGCAAAAATCGCAACTGCTTTGCATACAGCTCTGAAGAAGCGCGGCATTGATCCAGACCCGATTAACCCCTGGTACTTTCCAACTGTAGAAGAGTATCAATTCCGATTGGAAGCAAGAGGAGTTAAAGTTAACGAAATTGCTCTCATTCCTCGTCCTACTCTACTTCCGACAGATATTAGAGGCTGGCTTTCAACATTTGCGAATCCGTTTATGGCTGTGATCGTAACCTCCGAACGTGATGCTTTCCTCGAAGAAGTTATCGCCCTTCTGAAACCTGATTTGTGTGATGCTGCGGGTCAGTGGTTTGCTGATTACATCCGATTACGGTTCTCTGCTAGTAAGTCTCTCAATTCGCGTTAA